A window of Heteronotia binoei isolate CCM8104 ecotype False Entrance Well chromosome 17, APGP_CSIRO_Hbin_v1, whole genome shotgun sequence genomic DNA:
taagtggagaggaagagggaacatatgaacatatgaagctgccttatactgaatcagacctttggtccatcaaagtcagtattgtcttctcagactggcagaggctctccagggtctcaagctgaggtttttcacacctatttgcctggaccctttttttggagatgccagggattgaacctgggaccttctgcttaccaagcagatgctctaccactgagccaccttccctcccctgaacctttctgacagttctctagggagaactgtcagaaaggttcaggagttttTGCGAATTGATTGACAGTCTTCTTACAGCTGCTAAAATGGCTATAGCATCTCTATGGAAATCCAGCCCCTTACCATCACTTGATCTCTGATTTACAAAAATCTGGGACATTTTAATATTGGAGAAAATTGTGGCACAACTTTCCTTGTCTTTTACCCCAAggtcacatcttttgaagaaaaatggcttctgtttctggaatatactgaatctaaaaacaCCTTACCTATTAACACAGTTTACCTTTagtttctctcactataattctttctaatttatgctatcccctctttctctttttatttaaatattcccttttgtttggcttgggatggagcaaggcctTATTCTAagcttaagagtcaaaaattctagcccaattcccagttaatttatccttaataagatatttatttatttatttatctattgattgattgattgattgattgattggtgaACTGGATGTTCTCTTAattgctaaataagatgttctacaatgttatatataccatagtactttatgcatagtagaattttgttctatatggaattaatctacttgatactacttcacccaacaaagttctgtataacttgaaatttttaaaataaacttatcatgttaaaaaagagaagaaaagaaaggttcaggagctgcgctcatgtgagctcctgctgaatctgaggcctggctaggCATAACCCAAAACCTCcacggttcccccctccccaggttcaTCCCCGTTGTGCCGTACCACCGCACACCTGATCACCCTCCACTATGGAACACCTGCAGAtcactgcctgcctcttctctttCATAAGCCTCCTGCTGCTCATCATTGCCCTGGCTTCAGACTTCTGGGTAGTGGATTTGAAAAACCAACACTCAGGACTGTGGCAAACGTGTAGGGGCGACCTTTGTGTACGATATGGAATGAATGTGCCAGGTAAGGTAATTTGTAAAGTCAGGTCTTCCCTGGGACTGGACAACTACACACATGGTAGACCAAAGCATTGATCAGTCATTCTGTTGTTGGGATTAAATGCATGTGTgttttgcggggaggggaagagtaTGAtagcaagggctttttttttttgtagcaggaactcctttgcacattaggccacacctctctgatgtaaccaatcctccaagagcttgcagtaggccctgtaatgagagccctgtaagctcttgggggattggctacataagaggggtgtggcctaacatgcaaaggagttcccactacaaaaaaagccctgatagtaaaCTTGCAATGAttcacatgaatacatgaagatGCTTTAtactcagggccggccctgccactaggcaaactaggtgattgacTAGGGTGTCAGCcttctaggggcaccaaattgggcaccccctatgtgactcagtgatattatcagtgcggggagggggcaccagaagttagccttgcctagggtgccagaaagtatAGGGTTGGCCCTGCgtttactgaatcaaaccctgggtccatcaaagtcagtattgcagtggctctcctgggtctcaggctgaggtctttcacatctcctactgcctggtccctttttagctagagatgccagggattggacctaggaccttctgcatgccaggcagatgctctaccactgagccatggtctttCCCATTATTCCTTGACTGTACAACACTATAAAAAGTCATACTGCTGCCACTGTCTTTACATCTAGACTCTTGTTCATCTTGCATCATACTATTGCACATGTACTATCCCATACATTACTAAAACGCAACCCATGCACACAAGAATGTGGATGTAATCATACACGCGTGCACATTGTTTGCTTTTTTGCTGTGTTTCATTAATGCACATCTAACTCCCTTCTGCCTTGTTGCAGCTTTTATCCATGGCACCCGAGCCTTTATGGTCATGGGGATGATGGCTGGTACTGTTTCCTTCTTTGGTCTTTTCACCTCATTTTTCCGGACCCATGTTGGCTCTATTTCCATAAAAGTTATTACAGTGTCAGCCAGCATTGTGGCAGGTACGTAATTTAATTGGCTAGAAGTGTTGGGATTCCCACAGTTCCATTCTTTTCACAGGTTTcctacatcatcatcatcatcatcatcattattattattatcattatgattattattagtagtagtagtatttcATTTCTTATCTATTGAATGATTACTTaatttatacagggctttttctgtagcagaaactcctctgcatattaggctacacacccctgatatagcctgtcctcctgggggtgtggcctaatatgcaaaggagtttctgttaaaaaaaaaagtcctgcatttaaACCCTGCCTTTCTACCCAATTGGAACCCAAAACAGTACATGTAGgtttcctctcctccatgttattttcacaacagggctttttttttgtggcaggagctcatttgcatattaggccatgccctctgatgtagccaatcctccaagagtttaaaaaggtagtcccctgtgcaagcaccaatcgttttcaactctggggtgatgttgctttcacagcgttttcacagcagactttttatggggtggtttgccattgccttccccagtcatctacactttccccccagcaagctgggtactcattttactaaccttggaaggatggaaggctgagtcaacctggagctggctacctgaaccagcttctgctgggatcgaactcaggtcgagagcagagggctccaactgcagtactgcacctttaccactctgcgccacggggctctttccaagagtttaggaaaaggaaaggtcccctgtgcaagcaccagtcatttccgactctggggtgacattgctttcacaacgttttcatggcagactttttttttacagggtggtttgcgattgccttccccagtcatctacactttccccccagcaagctgggtactcattttactgacctctgaaggatggaaggctgagtcaactttgagccagctacctgaagccagcttccgccagggatcaaactcaggtcgtgagcagagcttaggactgcagtactgccgtttTAACACTCTGTACCATGAggctccaagagtttacagggctcttaatacagggcatactgtaagctccagggggattggctacatcagaggtgtaatggcttaatacgcaaaggagttcctgctaaaaaacaagctctgcttcacaacaaccttatgaAGTAGGTCAAGGTGAGGCTGCGCAACTGATCCAAGATCACATTATTGAGATATTTGGTTCAtacagcagagttttgcccagtcatagaagcgtgAGTCTGAgggcagtaaataaatctcccaaggagTGCCTTGCAATGCAGGTAAACTTATATTCATTCGAATAGATCCAGTTCTCATTCAGGTTGCAGGcaaaagcagaggaagaagcctAATTGCAAGAGTACTTCCCCCTATGGCCAATGGCCAGCTTGTACTCTTTAGATCAAAGGTGTTGAACTCATAGGGTCTGCCCCGtggtgcggagtggtaaagctgcagtactgcagtcggagccctctgctcacgacctgagttcgattccagcagaagttggttcaggtagccggctcgaggttgactcagccttccatccttttgaggtcggtaaaatgaggatccagcttgctggggggggggagtgtaatgaccgggggaaggcaatggcaaaccaccccataaaaaggtctgctgtgaaaatgttgtgaaagcagcgtcaccccagagtcggaaacgactggtgcttgcacaggggacctttccttttgaaCTCAtctgctatgagggccagatctgacataaatatgaccttgttgggccgggccatggatgccataaaatgtaatagcaggtagcagagatataaactttataaaggacacacacaattaaatattttttaaaacttaaaaataaaatatgcttaaaatattagtgctcattggtcttaaaagtgctttctttgtatctctcctgtgtgatccattGAATTGGGGaaagttttccttctttccccaggagacCGGGGGAAGCCTCAGACAAtataaggaagaaaggcttggctcagtagttctgatgtgtgattgagagagcttcgcaaagcaagctgttctttttccctttctccacaagggaggagcctcagccaatggtgaaaatagaggctttgctctgtagttcctgtgcgattgagcaagcctggcaaaggcaagctgtgatgcagcaggaaacaagagagagggagaaggaagcagatgacagccagtttctcaggggcctgataggagccggcctgatttggcccctgggctgtgtgtttgacacctctgctttagattTTCagggcatgctgagtcactcccTCCAACACATGTAAGCAAGCTTTCATGGTGAGTGAGGGTCCAGACTTGGGTCTCTCCTATCTAATACTAACCACTCCTCCGGACTGACtccggaacaggcttcctcgggaggtagtggactctccttccttggaggtttttaaagcagaggttagatggccatctggcaacaAGGCTGATTCTGTGAGTTAGACAACATTTAAAGAGTTGTTGCTGACAGTGTGGCTTGGAAATACTATACTCCTTCCTCATGTCCTTTGAAGAAGACAATTTGTATCAGATCACATCACAACACCTTAATTGGCATAACAAGACAACACCATATAGATAACAAAAGAGTCTGTGGTCAAAAAGTACACCTCCTGGGAGCATGATATAAGAATTTTGCTACAGATTCAGTGGTTTCACTCTTATTTGGGGCTAATAGTGAAAAGCTCTTACGGTTGTTGCAAAAAGGGCTTTAAAAATACAACACAAATTGTAACATACATTAATTTATCCGTAATTATATAATATTTTGGATTTTATGTACCGTATTGATACACAGTTCTTTTGGATTACTCATTGTAATCCAAattgaattaggcagatcatgggaaagaagggggaacataagaacataagagaagccatgttggatcaggccaatggcccatcaagtccaacactctgtgtcacacagtgccccaaatttttatatatatatacacacacacactgtggctaatagccactgatggacctcgctccatatttttatctaaacccctcttgaaggtggccatgcttgtggctgccaccacctcctgtggcagtgaattccacatgttaatcaccctttgggtgaagaagtacttccttttatccgttttaacctgtctgctcagcaatttcattgaatgcccacgagttcttgtattgtgagaaagggagaaaagtacttctttctctactttctccatcccatgcattatcttgtaaacctctatcatgtcaccccgcagtcgacgtttctccaagttatagagtcccaagcgtttcaacctttcttcatagggaaagtgttccagccctttaatcattctagttgcccttttctggactttctccaatgctataatatcctttttgaggtgcagcgaccagaactgcacacagtactccaaa
This region includes:
- the LOC132586299 gene encoding protein NKG7-like, which encodes MEHLQITACLFSFISLLLLIIALASDFWVVDLKNQHSGLWQTCRGDLCVRYGMNVPAFIHGTRAFMVMGMMAGTVSFFGLFTSFFRTHVGSISIKVITVSASIVAGVCGLIAMSTFTGMYTNHTSELGKSFGWSFAIGWVSSILFFKSGLLAYKAMAHSARISYSPLPE